The following coding sequences lie in one Enterococcus sp. 9E7_DIV0242 genomic window:
- a CDS encoding ABC transporter ATP-binding protein encodes MLKIENLSKTYGDEIKYQALKGLNLTVNDGEFIGIMGPSGSGKSTFLNLVATIDQPTSGEIVLNDKNPHKMDQEAIAKFRRRELGFVFQNFNLMPTLTVEENIILPLTLDGEKISVMKRKLNDLSGRLGIESLLKKRIAEISGGQAQRVAVARAMIHQPQLLLADEPTGNLDTKSSKDVMGLLQQLNRGERATILMVTHDPLAASYCQRIVFIKDGQLVKEIRQLNGQKQFYDEIMVNLAEIEGVGNEF; translated from the coding sequence ATGCTTAAAATTGAAAATTTATCAAAGACCTATGGGGATGAAATTAAATATCAGGCCTTAAAAGGTCTTAACCTTACAGTGAATGATGGTGAATTTATCGGAATTATGGGGCCTTCCGGAAGTGGGAAAAGTACATTCTTGAACCTCGTGGCTACGATCGATCAGCCGACATCAGGAGAAATTGTATTGAATGACAAGAACCCTCACAAGATGGATCAGGAAGCGATCGCAAAGTTTCGAAGAAGAGAACTGGGCTTTGTATTTCAGAACTTTAATTTAATGCCGACGTTGACAGTAGAAGAAAATATCATTTTACCTTTGACGCTGGATGGGGAAAAAATTTCAGTGATGAAGCGTAAATTAAACGATCTTTCCGGACGATTAGGGATTGAATCTTTACTGAAAAAGAGAATTGCTGAAATCTCTGGTGGACAGGCACAACGGGTGGCAGTTGCCCGAGCGATGATTCATCAACCCCAATTGCTTTTAGCGGATGAACCGACAGGAAATCTGGATACAAAGTCGTCTAAAGATGTTATGGGTCTTTTACAGCAGTTAAACAGAGGGGAACGAGCTACGATTTTAATGGTGACTCATGATCCTCTTGCAGCAAGCTATTGCCAACGCATCGTGTTCATCAAGGACGGACAACTGGTCAAGGAGATCAGACAGTTAAATGGTCAAAAACAGTTTTACGATGAAATCATGGTGAATCTGGCGGAGATTGAAGGTGTCGGCAATGAATTTTAG
- a CDS encoding GntR family transcriptional regulator — protein MRRKSVLYMDVAEQIKADILSGKYPVGSLLPTESELEELFGVSKITIRRAIEILADEELLEKKSGKGTTVLSDRPYNKISKAGTFTEYLHESGLDIVKKSLQLELIDLPKDSAAYDCLGAEAVKFSRLYLLDDRPYIYFNYFLPKELSDVSIEKFSKDSLYRILDQHSIEIFRFEDSFQIVELTAEQQALLDTTEKMAMKRIRRSFGKKNQVVEFSEALYNTAMHPYVIEYEA, from the coding sequence ATGAGAAGAAAAAGTGTATTGTATATGGATGTGGCCGAGCAGATTAAAGCGGATATTTTAAGTGGAAAATATCCGGTAGGATCTTTATTGCCGACAGAATCAGAGCTTGAGGAGCTTTTCGGCGTCAGTAAAATTACCATTCGTCGTGCTATAGAAATATTGGCAGACGAAGAGCTGTTGGAAAAAAAGAGCGGAAAAGGGACCACTGTGCTGAGTGACCGCCCATACAACAAAATTTCCAAAGCAGGTACATTTACAGAGTATCTGCATGAATCAGGGCTTGATATCGTCAAAAAGAGTCTCCAATTGGAGCTGATTGATTTGCCGAAAGACTCTGCTGCATATGACTGTCTCGGAGCAGAAGCAGTGAAGTTTTCAAGGCTGTATTTACTGGATGATCGTCCCTATATCTATTTTAATTATTTTCTTCCAAAAGAGCTTTCCGATGTATCCATTGAAAAATTTAGCAAGGACTCTTTGTATCGAATTCTTGATCAACATAGTATTGAGATTTTCCGATTTGAAGACAGTTTTCAGATTGTTGAATTAACAGCGGAACAACAAGCTTTATTGGATACGACTGAGAAAATGGCTATGAAGCGAATCCGTCGTTCGTTTGGTAAAAAGAATCAAGTGGTCGAATTTTCAGAGGCTCTTTATAACACTGCAATGCATCCTTATGTTATTGAATATGAGGCATAG
- a CDS encoding YjdF family protein has protein sequence MELTIYFDGQYWSGLVEYQDAEGRLRVHRHVFGSKPKDQDVERFICERLPEIMETDWHSEIKGEEKERTTINPKRMQRLLQKQKNKPLLSTKAQLAIAEQREALKQERKHTTRNQKQEKKQDIFEKKRQKRLEKRKGH, from the coding sequence ATGGAATTAACGATTTATTTTGATGGGCAGTATTGGAGTGGTTTGGTAGAGTATCAAGATGCAGAAGGGCGGCTGCGTGTGCATCGTCATGTGTTCGGCAGTAAACCGAAGGATCAGGATGTTGAGCGTTTCATTTGTGAGCGCTTGCCGGAGATTATGGAGACAGATTGGCATAGCGAGATCAAGGGTGAAGAAAAAGAACGAACAACAATCAACCCGAAGCGAATGCAACGCCTGCTTCAAAAACAGAAAAACAAACCGTTGTTGTCAACAAAGGCACAGCTTGCAATTGCAGAGCAGCGAGAAGCGTTAAAGCAAGAACGAAAGCATACGACTAGGAACCAAAAACAAGAGAAGAAGCAGGATATTTTTGAAAAGAAGCGGCAGAAGCGGCTGGAAAAAAGAAAAGGTCATTGA